GCTGCAGCGGCTCTCGGCGAAGCTTGGCATCGACGACCGCGTGACGTTCCACGGACTCGCGACCGACGCCGAGGTTCGGCGGATGCTCACGGATGCGACCGTCTTCGCGATGCCGTCGATCGCGGAACTGCAGTCCATCGCGACGATGGAAGCGATGGCGTCGGGGCTGCCCGTCGTGGCGGCGAACGCGATGGCCCTGCCACACCTCGTGCACCACGGCCAGAACGGCTTCCTGTTCGAGCCGGGCGACGCGGGCGATCTCGCCAGGCGCCTCGAGTGGGTGCTCCGGGCTCCCGCCGCCGAGCGCGACCGGCTGGGGAGAGAGGGGCTGCGGCTCGTTCAGGTGCACGACATCGACCGCACGTTCGACCTGTTCGAGCGGCTCTACCTCGGCGAATCGATCGCTGACGTCGCGGCCGACTCCGTGAATGAGCAGGATCATTCGCTCGACGGGGCGCCGCGCACCGGCACCATCACGCTGCCGGAGACATCCCGACCGCCGGCAGACCTCCCTTCGGCCGAGGGCCGCCGAGGTGACGGAGCCGAGGCGTGACGATGCTCCGCACCGCCGCCGAGCTGTCGACGGCGCGCCGCGTCGTGGTCAAAGTCGGTTCGTCGTCGCTGACCGGTCCGGACGGCTCGCTCGCCGTCGACCGCCTCATCGCGGTCTCGGATGCGCTCGCCGAGCGACGCGTCGCCGGCCAGGAGATCGTGCTCGTCACCTCCGGCGCGGTCGCGGCTGGTCGCGGACCACTCGGTCTCAGCGGCAGGCCGCGCGACACCCCTGAGGCGCAGGCGGCCGCGTCGGTCGGGCAGGGGCTGCTCATCGCTCACTACACCGAGGCGTTCGCCGCGCACGGCGTCCCGGTCGGACAGGTGCTGCTCACGGCGGAGGACACAATCCGTCGCTCCCGGTACCGCAATGCCGTGCGCGCCTTCGAGCGACTCATCGCGGCGGGCGTCGTGCCCGTGATCAACGAGAACGACGCGGTCGCGCCCGACGAGCTCACGTTCGGCGACAACGACCGGCTCGCCGCCCTCGTCGCACAGCTCGTGCGAGCGGACGCGCTCGTGCTGCTCACCGACGTCGACGGGCTCTACGATGGCCCGCCGGGCCGACCCGGCGCACGCCACATCCCCGTGGTGGAGTCGGTCGACGCGCTCGAGGGCGTCGAGGTGACGGGAACCGGCAGCCGGGTCGGCACTGGCGGCATGATCACGAAGCTGCAATCGGCGTCGATGGCCACGAGCTCGGGTATTCCCGTACTCCTCACGACGGCCGCGAACGTTCGGGCTGCCTTCGCCGGAACCGCGAAGGGCACGTGGTTCCACGCCACCCGCAAGCGGGCGTCGCGGCGCCAGGTGTGGCTCGAGCATGCCGCGCGCGGAAACGGCAAGCTCGTGCTCGACGACGGCGCCGTGCGCGCGATCGTCGACGGCACGGCGTCGCTGCTCGCCGCCGGCATCGTGCGCGTCGAGGGCGACTTCCGCGCAGGGGAACCCGTCGAGCTCGTCGACGTGCAGGGCGCGGTGGTCGCCCGCGGCATCGTCGCCTTCGACGCGGCCGAACTGCCCGAGATGCTCGGCCGCTCCACCCGGGAACTCCGGGCAGAGCTCGGCGACCGGTTCGAGCGCGAGGTGGTGCACCGCGACGACCTCGCGGTCGTCCGCCGCCGGACGGACGCGGCTCGGTAGCATGGCGGCGTGACCACGACCTCTCCGCACGACCCTCTGCACGCCACCGTCGCATCCACAGCGGGCCCGTTCCCTGACGACCCCACCGAGGGCGTGCGCGAGATCGCGCGCCGTGCCGGTGTCGCGGCGCGCTCGCTCGCGACCGCGGACCGGTCCACGAAGGACGCCGCGCTCCACGCAATGGCGGACGCGCTCGTTGCCGCGACTGCCGAGATCGTCGAGGCGAATGCGCTCGACCTCGAGCGGGGCCGTGAACGCGGCATGGAGCCTGGGCTGCTCGATCGGCTCGCGCTGACGCCGGAGCGGATCGACGCCATCGCGGCCTCGCTGCGGGAGGTCGCGGGGCTTCCTGATCCGGTCGGTGAGGTCGTGCGCGGACAGACCCTGCCGAACGGGCTGCGCCTGCGCCAGCTGCGCGTGCCGATGGGCGTGGTCGGCATGATCTACGAGGCTCGGCCGAACGTCACGGTCGACGTTGCGGGCCTCGGCCTCAAGAGCGGCAACGCGGTCGTCTTGCGCGGCGGTTCAGCCGCGGAGTCCGGCAACAGCGTCATCGTGCGCGTGCTCGGCGAGGCGCTCGCCACCTGCGGGCTTCCCGCCGACCTCGTGCAGTCGATCGACCGGTACGGCAGAGACGGGGCCGTCGCGCTAATGCGCGCACGGGGGCTCGTCGACGTGCTCGTTCCGCGTGGCGGTGCGAGCCTGATCCAGACCGTCGTCCGCGAGTCACTCGTTCCCGTCATTGAGACCGGCATCGGCAACGTGCACGTGTTCGTCGATGAGTCTGCCGACCAGCGCGACGCGCTCGAGATCGTCCTCAACTCCAAGACGCAGCGCGTCGGCGTCTGCAACGCGGCCGAGTCGCTGCTCGTGCACGAGGCCATCGCGGACGAGTTCCTTCCGCTCGTGCTCGCGGCCCTGCGCGAGCGCGACGTCGTCATCCACGGCGACCAGCACACGCTGGACTCGGCGAGCGGCCTCGCGATCGACGCCGTCGCGGCGAGTGAGGAGGATTGGTCGACGGAGTACCTCGCGCTCGAACTCGCCGTTCGGGTCGTGCCCGACCTCGACGCCGCGATCGAGCACATTCGTACCTACACCTCGGGGCACACCGAGGCGATCGTGACCGGTAGCCTCGTCTCCGCACAGCGGTTCGAGAACGAGATCGACGCGGCGGCGATCATGATCAACGCGTCGACCCGTTTCACCGACGGCGGACAGCTCGGCCTCGGCGCCGAGCTCGGCATTTCGACACAGAAGCTGCACGCACGCGGGCCGATGGGTCTCGCGGAGCTCACCACAACCAAGTGGGTCGTGACTGGCACGGGTCACGTGCGGCCGTAGGGCTTGGACAGCGGGCGCGGCGCCCTCGAGCAGTCCCAGACCGAGCGAGGTCAGCGCCCCCCGGCGGCCTTGAACTCGCGGCGGAGTTCGTGCAGGAGCGGCTCGGTGTACCCGCTCGGCTGAGCCGCGCCCTCGATGATGAGCCTGCGGGCCGCCGTGTAGGCAAGGGGCGGCTCGTCGTCGTGCGCCAGCGGCTCGTACGCGGGGTCGCCGGCGTTCTGTTCGTCAACCACCGATGCGAGCCGTCGGAGGCTCTCGTCGACCTGTTCGGAGGTGATCACCCCGTGCGCGAGCCAGTTGGCGAGGAGCTGACTCGAGATCCGCAGTGTCGCCCGGTCCTCCATGAGGGCCGTGCCCGCGATGTCGGGCACCTTGGAGCATCCGACCCCCTGATGCACCCAGCGCACGACGTACCCGAGGATCGACTGCACGTTGTTGTCGACCTCGCGAACGACGACGTCGTGCGCGAGGTCGGACGGCGAAGCGAGCGGCGGCATGAGCAGGTCGTCGAGGCTCGTCGCGGGCAGCGGAGGCAAGGCCCGGCGCGCTGCGAACGCGTCGACCTGGTGGTACTGCAGGGCGTGCAGCGTGGCCGCCGTCGGTGATGGAACCCACGCCGTCGATGCCCCGGAACGGACGTGTTCGGCCTTCTGCTCGAGCATGTCGTGCATGAGGTCGGGCTTGGCCCACATGCCCTTGCCGATCTGTCCGCGAGCGCCGAGACCGGTGCAGATTCCGAGCTTCACGTTGCGGTCCTCGTAGGCGCGCATGAACGGCTGCGACCGCATGTCGCTCTTCGGGACAACGGGCCCGGCGTGCAATGAGGTGTGGATCTCGTCGCCCGTGCGGTCCAGGAACCCCGTGTTGATGAACACGATGCGGTGAGCGGCCGCCTCGATGCACGCGGCCAGGTTCACAGAGGTCCGCCGCTCCTCGTCCATGACGCCGATCTTGAGCGTCATCGGCGGCAGGTGGAGGAGCGCTTCGACCCGGTCGAACAGCTCGACGGCAAACGCGACCTCGTCGGGACCGTGCATCTTTGGCTTCACGATGTACATCGACCCCGTACGCGAGTTGCCACCGGCCGCCTCGCCGCGGAGATCGGAGAGCGAGCCGAGTGCCGTCATGATGGCGTCCAGCATGCCCTCGAACATGTCGGCGCCGGTCGCGTCTTTGACCGCGTCGGTGCGCATGAGGTGCCCGACATTGCGCACGAAGAGCACCGATCGCCCGGGCAGCTCGAGCGTGTCGCCGCCGGGCGTCAGGTACGCGCGGTCGGGAGCGAGGGTGCGCACGAACGTGCGGCCGCCCTTGGTGACCTCTTCCGTGAGAGTCCCCGCCATGAGGCCCCGCCAGTTGGCATAGCCGAGGGCCTTGTCGTCGGCGTCGACGGCGGCGACCGAGTCCTCCAGGTCCATGATGGTGGTGAGCGCCGCCTCGAGCACGATGTCCTGCACGCCCGCCGAATCTCCGCGCCCGATCGGCCCGTCAGGGTCGATCGCGATCTCGACGTGCAGACCGTTGTGCCGAAGGAGCACGGCGCTGGGCTCATCCCGAGGTCCGGCGTAGCCGCGGAACGTCGCAGGGTCGACCAGCGTGACGGGTCCCTCGGGAAGCACGACCTCCAAGCCCGTGTCGCCGATGCGGTACGCCCGCGCCTCGGTGTGGGTGCCTGCAGACAGGGGCGCGATCTCATCGAGGAATGCCCGCCCTCGGGCGATGACCGCCTCGCCGCGGGCCGCGTTGTAGCCGGGCCCGGGAGCGAGCTCGCCGGACTGGTCGATGGCGTCGGTGCCGTAGAGGGCGTCGTAGAGCGATCCCCAGCGGGCGTTGGCCGCGTTGAGCGCGAACCGTGCGTTGAGCAGGGGCACGACGAGCTGCGGGCCGGCGAGTTCCGCGATCTCGGGGTCGACGTTCGCGGTCATGACCTCGACGTGCTCGGGCTGGTCGCGCAGGTAGCCGATCTCGGTGAGGAGCGCCCGGTACGCCGCGGGTTCCAGGGCGCCCGGATGCTCGCGGTGGTAGGCGTCGAGCCTGGCCTGCAGGTCGTCGCGGACCCGCAGGAGCGACTCGTTCCGAGGCGTGAGGTCGCGAACGATCTCGCTCACGCTCATCCAGAACTCGGTCACGTCCAGCCGGGCATCCGCGAGCGCGGCCTCAGCGAAGTCGGCGATCGGCTGCGCGACGCTCAGGTCGGCGCGCGAAACATAGGTGGTCATCGTGCCCTCCGCACTCTCGTGACGTCCGCGGACGATTCCGTATGGTGGTGTAAACTTACCGTAATGCGGAATAGGATGAAACCCTGCGAAAAACCGTCGACGAATGGCGGGTCGGTCGCGTCGTTATGCTGGCGAGTCGTGGCACGGCGACCAGTCAGCGGTGACGCGATGCCGCGAGAAGGAGGTCGGGCGTGAACGACAGCGGTGCGTCGTCGTCGAAGCCCCACGGCGATGGCCGGGTGCAGTCGCTCGACCGAGCATTCGACCTGCTCGAGATCCTGGCCAGAGACGGCGCGCAATCGGTCCACGGCCTGCATGAGGCGAGCGGGCTCCCCGCCGCGACCGTGCACCGGCTGCTGACCACAATGCACGTGCGCGGATACGTGAGCAAGGACGCCGCGCGCCGGTATCTTCTCGGTCCGAGCCTTGTGCCGCTCGCGGAAGGCGCCACCCAGTCTGTCGCGGGGTCTGTCCGCGTGCATCTGCGGCGGCTCGCCGACGAGCTGGGCGAGTCGGCGAACCTGGCCATGTTCGATGGCGAGATGATCGTGTACATCGCGCAGGCGCAGTCGACGCGGTCGATGCGCATGTTCACCGAAGTCGGCCGCCGCGTGCTCCCGCATGCGACGGCCGTCGGGAAGGCGTTGTTCGCGCGCATGCCCCCTGCTGCGCTCGAAGGGGTCCTTTCCCGGCTCGCGCTGCCGCGCTACACGGACAAGACCATCACGACCGTCGAGGGCCTCCGCGAGAGCATCGAGCGCGCGGCCCGAGACGGGTACGCGATCGACGACGGCGAGCAGGAGGTCGGCGTGCGATGTGTCGCCGTCGCAGTGGCATCCGGCGGACAACAGCCCGGCTTCGCCATCTCACTGTCGGGCCCGACCGAGCGCATGACCGACGAGTTCATCGAGCGGGCCGTGCCCCAGCTCCACCGGGTGCGCGAGGAGATCGAGGGTGCGGACGACGGCGGAGCCTGACGCCCTCCCGGGTGTCCCGGGCGTGGGTGCCGCGACTGCTCAGTGTGCGGGGCGGTGCAGCGTTTGCGTCGCGAGGTAGGCGGACACCCCTTCGATGCCGAATTCCGCGCCCATTCCTGAATCGCGGCGGCCGCCGAACGGCGCGAGGAAGCTCCCGCCGTACCCGTTGACACCGATCGTTCCTGTGTCGATGCGGGCGGCGACGGCAGCCGCGGCGTCTTCGTCGGTGCCGAAGACCGCCCCGCCGAGCCCGTAGCTGGTGGCGTTCGCGATGTCGATCGCGTGCTCGATCGACTCGGCGACGTGCACGGTGAGCACCGGGCCGAAGATCTCCTCCTGTGCGATGCGCGCCCCCGGGTCGACGTCGGCGAACACCGTCGGGGCGACGAAGGCCCCGCCCTCGACGGGCGGTGGCACATCGCCGCCGAGTACGACGCGAGCTCCCTCATCGATCCCGGTTCGGACGAAGCCCATGACGCGCTCGCGTTGGATGCTCGACGCGAGCGGCCCGAGATGCGTCGCCGGGTCGAGCGGGTCGCCGACCCGGAGCCCGCGGACGGTCGCGGCGACGACGTCGACGACGCGGTCGTAGTTCTCGCGGGTCGCGATGATGCGGGTCGATGCGAAGCACGTCTGGCCCGTGTTCCGCAGGCTGACCGGCAGCAACTGCTCCGCGACGACGTCGAGGTCGGCATCCGGCAGCACGACCGAAGCGGACTTGCCTCCGAGTTCGAGCGTGACCGGTCGCAGCAGTTCGCCGCAGATGGCGGCGATGCGGCGGCCGGCGGCCGTGGATCCGGTGAAGGCGATCTTGTCAACGCCCGGGTGCCGCACGAGCGCCTCGCCGGTTTCGTTGCCTCCCGTGACGAGGGTGACCGCGCCGTCCGGCAGGCCCGCTTCGACGGCCGCGTCGAGCACGTAGCGCACCGACAGGGGTGTCGAGGGCGCCGGCTTGATGACGACGGTGCAGCCCGCGAGGAGGGCGGACGCGAGCTTCGACACTACGAGGTGCACGGGGTAGTTCCACGGCACGATGAGCCCCGCGACGCCGTAGGGCACACGCCGGACGAGCGACTCGACGGGTACACCGTCGATCGTCCGCACGTCGGGCGCCTCGAAGTGGGGAGCCAGGCCGGCGACCGTGCGCAACAGGAGCGCCGCCCCCATGGCTGCGCCACCGGTCTCGGCGATCGGCGCGCCGTTCTCGAGGGTGGTCGTGTGCGCGATCTCCTCGGCGCGCCGCTCGATGCCGTCCGCGATGCGGCGCAGGTACTCGGCGCGGTCGCTCGGCCGGAGCGCCGCCCACGCCGGAAGCGCCGCCCTCGCGGCGGCGACCGCAACATCCACATCGTCCGGCGTGCCGACCGGGGCCGAACCCCACGCCTGTCCCGTCGTCGGGTCGATCACCTCGATGAGGTCGCGATCGCCGATCTCGCCACGGCCGAAGTCGGTCACGTGCCGGTAGGGCAGCGTCTCGGCGATGTCGGCGTGCGATCGGGCCGGCGTCGCGGCCTCATTGGATGGTGCGGTGCTGTCGACTGCGGTCATTGGCGCCTCCTTGCGTCACCCTCCAGTTTGAAGGGTGGGGCACGCAGGCGCCACCGCGCTTTCCATCGAGAGGAATCCCGCGCGGACCGCCGGCTGCGGTTATCGCCGGCGTCGCTCGGCAACGGCCTTCAGCAACAGCCGCTCGGTCTCGGGGCCTGCCTTGATGCCGCTCGGGAGCCGAAGCGCGAACACGAGACCGACGAGCATCCAGGCACCGAGGAAGGCGTACGACTGCCAGTCGAGCGTGATGCTGATCGGCGTGACGTTCGGCACGTACAGCAGGAACAGCACGATGCACAGGAGGGTCGTCGTGACGCCGAGGACCAGTCCGCCGATGCGGCCGCGCCCGCCCGCGCGGAAAGGCCGCGCCATGGCCGGCTCCTTCACGCGCAGCGCGATGAAGGCGAACCCGACGAGCGCATAGGCCAGCACGATCATCGGCGACCCGCCGTCGACCGCCCACCCGAGCATCGCGGTTCCTCCGAACGGGGCGAGGACCGACAGCCCGCCGATCGCGAGGATCGCGTTCGACGGCGTCTTGTAGCGCGGGTGCAGCTTGCCGAACCACGCGGGAATCATGCCCGCGTTCGCCATTGACCACAGCAGGCGTGAGGCGCCGAGGAGGAAGCCGATCCACGACGTGAGGATGCCCGCCATGCCGCCGGCGATCACGATCTTGCCCCAGATCTCACCGCCCATGACCGCCGAGAGCGCGTCGGCGCTGACCAGGTTGAACTCGGCGAGGTCGCTCGCGGGCAGGGAGAGCGAGGTGGCGTACACGACGACGAGGTAGAACGCGACGGCGAGACCGACGGATGCGATGACGAGCCGGCCGATCTTCTTGGGCTCGAGTTTGATCTCCTCGGCGGTCTGCGGGATGACGTCGAACCCCACGAAGAGGAACGGCACGGCACCGAGCACCACCATGAATCCGGTCGCGCCGCCGACGAAGGCCGGCTGGGTATTGGCGACGTCGCCCCCGACGACTGCGCCGAAGAGGAGGACGGCGAGGACGAGCAGGATGAAACACACGACGAACGTCTGCACGAGCGAGGCGACCTTGACGCCGCGGTAATTGATCCACGTGACGGCGACGGCGGACACGACGCCGACGAGTGCCCAGGGAAGGCCGACGGTGTAGCCCGCCACGTCGTACATGGGGACGAGACCGGCGAGCCCGGGGAAGAGATAGTCCATGGTCCTCGGGGTCGCGACCGCTTCGAAGAGGATCACGCTGACGTACCCGCCGGTGATCGCCCATGAGCCGAGCATCGACCACCGCGGCCCCATGCCTCGCATGAGGTAGTTGTGTTCCCCGCCGGCGGCCGGCATTGCCGAGACGAGCTCGGAGTAGACAAGGCCGACGAGCATCATGATCGCACCGCCCGCCAGGAGTGCGAGCAGCGTTCCCCACGTGCCTGCCGACTCGAGCCAGCCACCCGTCAGCGTGATCCAGCCGAAGCCGATCATCGCTCCGAAGCCCACGAAGAGGGCGTCCAATCCGCTCATTGCGCGCTCGAAGCCGCGCTGTTCCGAATGCTGCCCTGGGGGCGTCATCGAGTTCGTCATGGACACAGGATGCCCGAGCCGACCGGGGTCACTGATGCGCCACGCGAGCGTGGTCGATGGAGACGCGTCGGCGCGCGCTCGCGTTCGTGGGGCGTGCGGGACTTGAACCCGCGACCGATGGATTATGAGTCCACTGCTCTAACCGGC
This sequence is a window from Pseudoclavibacter endophyticus. Protein-coding genes within it:
- the proB gene encoding glutamate 5-kinase translates to MLRTAAELSTARRVVVKVGSSSLTGPDGSLAVDRLIAVSDALAERRVAGQEIVLVTSGAVAAGRGPLGLSGRPRDTPEAQAAASVGQGLLIAHYTEAFAAHGVPVGQVLLTAEDTIRRSRYRNAVRAFERLIAAGVVPVINENDAVAPDELTFGDNDRLAALVAQLVRADALVLLTDVDGLYDGPPGRPGARHIPVVESVDALEGVEVTGTGSRVGTGGMITKLQSASMATSSGIPVLLTTAANVRAAFAGTAKGTWFHATRKRASRRQVWLEHAARGNGKLVLDDGAVRAIVDGTASLLAAGIVRVEGDFRAGEPVELVDVQGAVVARGIVAFDAAELPEMLGRSTRELRAELGDRFEREVVHRDDLAVVRRRTDAAR
- a CDS encoding glutamate-5-semialdehyde dehydrogenase, giving the protein MHATVASTAGPFPDDPTEGVREIARRAGVAARSLATADRSTKDAALHAMADALVAATAEIVEANALDLERGRERGMEPGLLDRLALTPERIDAIAASLREVAGLPDPVGEVVRGQTLPNGLRLRQLRVPMGVVGMIYEARPNVTVDVAGLGLKSGNAVVLRGGSAAESGNSVIVRVLGEALATCGLPADLVQSIDRYGRDGAVALMRARGLVDVLVPRGGASLIQTVVRESLVPVIETGIGNVHVFVDESADQRDALEIVLNSKTQRVGVCNAAESLLVHEAIADEFLPLVLAALRERDVVIHGDQHTLDSASGLAIDAVAASEEDWSTEYLALELAVRVVPDLDAAIEHIRTYTSGHTEAIVTGSLVSAQRFENEIDAAAIMINASTRFTDGGQLGLGAELGISTQKLHARGPMGLAELTTTKWVVTGTGHVRP
- a CDS encoding malate synthase G encodes the protein MTTYVSRADLSVAQPIADFAEAALADARLDVTEFWMSVSEIVRDLTPRNESLLRVRDDLQARLDAYHREHPGALEPAAYRALLTEIGYLRDQPEHVEVMTANVDPEIAELAGPQLVVPLLNARFALNAANARWGSLYDALYGTDAIDQSGELAPGPGYNAARGEAVIARGRAFLDEIAPLSAGTHTEARAYRIGDTGLEVVLPEGPVTLVDPATFRGYAGPRDEPSAVLLRHNGLHVEIAIDPDGPIGRGDSAGVQDIVLEAALTTIMDLEDSVAAVDADDKALGYANWRGLMAGTLTEEVTKGGRTFVRTLAPDRAYLTPGGDTLELPGRSVLFVRNVGHLMRTDAVKDATGADMFEGMLDAIMTALGSLSDLRGEAAGGNSRTGSMYIVKPKMHGPDEVAFAVELFDRVEALLHLPPMTLKIGVMDEERRTSVNLAACIEAAAHRIVFINTGFLDRTGDEIHTSLHAGPVVPKSDMRSQPFMRAYEDRNVKLGICTGLGARGQIGKGMWAKPDLMHDMLEQKAEHVRSGASTAWVPSPTAATLHALQYHQVDAFAARRALPPLPATSLDDLLMPPLASPSDLAHDVVVREVDNNVQSILGYVVRWVHQGVGCSKVPDIAGTALMEDRATLRISSQLLANWLAHGVITSEQVDESLRRLASVVDEQNAGDPAYEPLAHDDEPPLAYTAARRLIIEGAAQPSGYTEPLLHELRREFKAAGGR
- a CDS encoding IclR family transcriptional regulator, which gives rise to MNDSGASSSKPHGDGRVQSLDRAFDLLEILARDGAQSVHGLHEASGLPAATVHRLLTTMHVRGYVSKDAARRYLLGPSLVPLAEGATQSVAGSVRVHLRRLADELGESANLAMFDGEMIVYIAQAQSTRSMRMFTEVGRRVLPHATAVGKALFARMPPAALEGVLSRLALPRYTDKTITTVEGLRESIERAARDGYAIDDGEQEVGVRCVAVAVASGGQQPGFAISLSGPTERMTDEFIERAVPQLHRVREEIEGADDGGA
- a CDS encoding aldehyde dehydrogenase family protein, translated to MTAVDSTAPSNEAATPARSHADIAETLPYRHVTDFGRGEIGDRDLIEVIDPTTGQAWGSAPVGTPDDVDVAVAAARAALPAWAALRPSDRAEYLRRIADGIERRAEEIAHTTTLENGAPIAETGGAAMGAALLLRTVAGLAPHFEAPDVRTIDGVPVESLVRRVPYGVAGLIVPWNYPVHLVVSKLASALLAGCTVVIKPAPSTPLSVRYVLDAAVEAGLPDGAVTLVTGGNETGEALVRHPGVDKIAFTGSTAAGRRIAAICGELLRPVTLELGGKSASVVLPDADLDVVAEQLLPVSLRNTGQTCFASTRIIATRENYDRVVDVVAATVRGLRVGDPLDPATHLGPLASSIQRERVMGFVRTGIDEGARVVLGGDVPPPVEGGAFVAPTVFADVDPGARIAQEEIFGPVLTVHVAESIEHAIDIANATSYGLGGAVFGTDEDAAAAVAARIDTGTIGVNGYGGSFLAPFGGRRDSGMGAEFGIEGVSAYLATQTLHRPAH
- a CDS encoding APC family permease, producing the protein MTNSMTPPGQHSEQRGFERAMSGLDALFVGFGAMIGFGWITLTGGWLESAGTWGTLLALLAGGAIMMLVGLVYSELVSAMPAAGGEHNYLMRGMGPRWSMLGSWAITGGYVSVILFEAVATPRTMDYLFPGLAGLVPMYDVAGYTVGLPWALVGVVSAVAVTWINYRGVKVASLVQTFVVCFILLVLAVLLFGAVVGGDVANTQPAFVGGATGFMVVLGAVPFLFVGFDVIPQTAEEIKLEPKKIGRLVIASVGLAVAFYLVVVYATSLSLPASDLAEFNLVSADALSAVMGGEIWGKIVIAGGMAGILTSWIGFLLGASRLLWSMANAGMIPAWFGKLHPRYKTPSNAILAIGGLSVLAPFGGTAMLGWAVDGGSPMIVLAYALVGFAFIALRVKEPAMARPFRAGGRGRIGGLVLGVTTTLLCIVLFLLYVPNVTPISITLDWQSYAFLGAWMLVGLVFALRLPSGIKAGPETERLLLKAVAERRRR